The DNA segment TCTTTTAAAGAATTGCTATCAACTATAAAAACACAACCATCAATATTTCGTAAAAACTCTTGCGTTTTGGTGCTAAAAGGCCTTTGCTTAAATAATAAATCAAGCAAAATGTTCGTGTCTAAATATAGCCTCATAATTAGTCTTTTCGGCTTAAAATTTGACTAACTTTTTCGTCGTCCAGATCTGCACCGCCTTTAATGAGGCCGGTATAGTTATTAAAAAAATCGTCCTTTTCGGATTTTATTTGTGATGCTAAATTTTTTATTTTTAGTTCTTTCAACATCGTCTCAAATTTGTTGATCAAATTTACATTTTTATTTGGAATTTCAAAGTAAAACGTAGTTACCGAACGCATCTTTTCTCCTTTAACCTGTTTTTATATTATACTAAAAACGCCGTTATTAAAATCAAATTTTTATCGATTTTTAGCTAAATTTACCGCTAAATTTAACTAAAAGAGTCAAAAATGCAAGTAACACTTCTAAATTATACTCCGCTAAACATCTGCTCGCACGCGATCCGCACGTGCTGGCAAAGCTTCGAAAAAGGCGACAACGGCGGCGAAAAAGACGTCGAGCTCATCGAGCGTGTCGGTAATAAATTTAAACACGCCAGCACGCTTGAGCACCTCTACTACAACTTCTACATCCAAGGCATCTCGCGCGCCCTGCTGCAAGAGCTAGCTCGTCACCGTGTGGCGAGCCTAAGCGTCAAATCAACGCGCTATACGCTAAAAGAGCTAAAAAAAGAGCTCAAATTTGAACTTGGCGATTTTGAGCGAGCGGCAAAATTTATAGTATTAACCGGCGACGAAACGGTCGATAACGCAAGTATCAAAGCATTGGAAAACCTGCGCGAGATCCTCGCAAACACCACAAAAAGCCTCGACATCGTCAAATACTGCCTACCCGAGTGCTACAAAACCGAGCTCACGTGGAGTATAAACGCGCGCAGTTTGCAAAATTTCCTCTCGCTACGCAGCTCAAAATCGGCGCTTTGGGAGATCAGAAATCTCTCGCTAAAGCTTTACGAGTCGCTGCCGCAGGAGCATAAATTTATCTTTGAAGATCACGTAAATCAGGAACTCGAGCCGAAATAATAGAGCGGCTCATATAAAACAAGTCGCGGGGCGCAGCGACATAAAGCCCACATGGATCGCACAGGCGCAGCAGCGGCTAGGCTTTGCGCTGCCTGCGAGCTACAAACGGATGCTGCTAAGATACGCTAGCGTCAGCGCGGCGGGGACGGAGCTAAAAACGATCGCACCGCCCGAGTTCGCGGGTAGCGCCGATGAGGGCATCTGCTACACGTATGAGGTAAATCTCAAAAACGGGCTATTCACCGCGGATGAGCTCGTGTTTTTGCAGCTCGAGGACGAGGAGTATTATTTTAAAATTTCGCACGCAAGCGACATAGCGGACGGCTCGCCAAACACGGCGCGCGGCAAGACGGCTGAGAGCACGAGCGGCGAAGCTGTGGGCATGGCAGCACGCGATACGGTCGTCGCGACGGTAGCCGATAGTGCGGAAAATAGGGCATCTGGCGACGAAGCGCGCGCGGAGAGATCGCCGGATGCGGCGCACGATATGAATGCCGAAACGACGTGTAAAACGGCGAGCGCAACAACAAGCGAAGCGGCAGACGAGGCGGCAAGCGGAGCGACGAAAAAGATAGCGAGCGAGCAGGCGACGCGCCGTGCGAATACAAAGTCTTCGTGCGCGACTATGCAGAGGGCGAGGATAGGTTCTTTGCGGATGATTTTTATGGGTTTTTGGAAAAATTTTAAAACGAAATTTAAAGCAAAATCAGGAGCGATAAAATGGGACTGTTTGATATTTTTAAAAAGCAAAAATTTGACGTCGACGTGCGCTCGGACGGCATTTTCATCGGCGGCGTAAACTGCGAATTTGATCTAGCTAAGTTTAACGAAGCCTTGGGACAGCCGCGCGTGATCGATGACGTGGAGGGCAAAAGCCGCTATTTTTGGGATGAGGCGGGGATTTTCGCCTTCGTACGCGCAGACGAGCTCGCAGAACCGAAGCTTACCGAGATGATTTTGATGCTTGAGGTCGCAAAGGGCGTGCAGCACGAGGTTCCGCGCGAGCTATACGGCGGCGCGTTCACGCTTGAGGGCAGGCCGCCGCTTGAGGCCGTATCCGAGCAGGAGCTGCGCAGCGCATATATATTTTTGGAGCTTAGCCTAGGCAAATTCGAAGTCTCGCTAGCTCTCGCGCAGGCCGTGCAGGAGC comes from the Campylobacter rectus genome and includes:
- the thyX gene encoding FAD-dependent thymidylate synthase, with translation MQVTLLNYTPLNICSHAIRTCWQSFEKGDNGGEKDVELIERVGNKFKHASTLEHLYYNFYIQGISRALLQELARHRVASLSVKSTRYTLKELKKELKFELGDFERAAKFIVLTGDETVDNASIKALENLREILANTTKSLDIVKYCLPECYKTELTWSINARSLQNFLSLRSSKSALWEIRNLSLKLYESLPQEHKFIFEDHVNQELEPK